In a genomic window of Melanotaenia boesemani isolate fMelBoe1 chromosome 1, fMelBoe1.pri, whole genome shotgun sequence:
- the bloc1s6 gene encoding biogenesis of lysosome-related organelles complex 1 subunit 6 has translation MEVEGMEDKGPSSQSDLPQSDDLHSAQQQLVGLESSGLVENVHVDKKTVDKLTEGLLSHYLPDLQNSKRALQELTQNQLILLDTLDQEVTKFRECNTLLDLNSLFTEAKVYHNKLVNIRKEMIMLHEKTTKLKKRALKLQQQKQKEALEKEQQREKELERERQLIAKPAKRT, from the exons ATGGAGGTAGAGGGGATGGAAGATAAAGGACCTTCGTCCCAGAGTGATCTTCCACAAAGTGACG ATCTTCACTCAGCACAACAGCAGCTGGTCGGTCTGGAGAGTTCAGGCCTTGTAGAGAATGTACACGTGGATAAGAAAACAGTGGACAAACTCACAGAGGGATTGCTCTCTCACTACCTACCAGATCTACAGAACTCTAAACGAGCCCTCCAAGAGCTCAC ACAAAATCAGCTGATACTATTAGACACACTGGATCAAGAAGTAACCAAGTTCAGAGAGTGTAACACCTTACTGGATCTCAATTCCTTG TTTACAGAAGCCAAGGTTTACCACAACAAGCTGGTGAACATAAGGAAAGAGATGATCATGCTCCATGAAAAGACAACAAAGCTAAAG AAACGAGcattgaagctgcagcagcaaaagCAGAAGGAGGCACTGGAGAAGGAGCAGCAACGTGAGAAggagctggagagagagaggcagcTTATAGCCAAACCTGCTAAAAGAACATAG